Below is a genomic region from Planctomycetaceae bacterium.
TCGCAAACACTGAACATGATTAACGGACCGACCATCAGTGATGCAATTATCCATCCCAACGGCGTCATCGCCCGGACGATGGCATCGGGGGCAGACAACAAGGAACTCGTCAGGACCATTTACCTGTCGACGCTTTGCCGCCTGCCGGCAGATTCAGAGATGGAGAAGTCATTGGCGTACTTTGATTCCGTAGGGACACCGCGTGAGGCCGCCGAGGATTTAATGTGGGCTCTGATTAATAGTCCGGCTTTCCTTTTCAATCGATAGATTTGATGCAATTCATTTCATCCGATAACGCTCCGTTTGTTCCTGCATCCCACGAAGATCAGGAGAGGCCGGGAGTGCTGAAACGTGTGATTGCAACTCGGAGCGTGTTTCAGCAAGGGCATGTGCAGATGCTGAACTGGGCCCGACTTCCGGCCGGGGCGTGTTTCCGACCACATTATCACCAGGATATGCAGGAAGCGTTTGTTCTGGTGAGTGGGCGGGTTCGTATGACAGTTGCGGACACATCGGTTCTAATGGAACCAGGTGACACGGTGATCGTGGATCCCGGTGAAATACATCGGATGACGAGCGAATGGGAAACAGATTCCGAATATCTGGTCTTCGGAATCTCTGCCGGAAAGAACGGGCAAACAATTGTCGTTGACTGATCTCGCGACGTTTTGATTTTGTTTCACAGATTTCCTGTGCTCTGCATCAGAGATCGATCACAATTCTGCAAAGCGCGCGGGGCGGGATATCCAGCTGAAGCGTGCAGGTTGACGGAAGTGCAAACGCTTTCTACGCGGGAGTTGATTGAATGGCCCTTGTTGCGAATCCACAGCGAGACGACGTGCGTCTTCACCGGTCTGTTATGCTGACCGTCATGGCGCTGGTATTGTTTTTCTATTCGTTTTGTCCGTCTCTTTCGGCCGGTTCGGCCCCG
It encodes:
- a CDS encoding cupin domain-containing protein, giving the protein MQFISSDNAPFVPASHEDQERPGVLKRVIATRSVFQQGHVQMLNWARLPAGACFRPHYHQDMQEAFVLVSGRVRMTVADTSVLMEPGDTVIVDPGEIHRMTSEWETDSEYLVFGISAGKNGQTIVVD